A single genomic interval of Anthonomus grandis grandis chromosome 17, icAntGran1.3, whole genome shotgun sequence harbors:
- the LOC126746090 gene encoding protein RER1 isoform X1: MEEELLGSGGSKSKLSQICTRLSQSYQGMLDRTVPWKKVRWLYAIVLLLGFVARILIAQGWYIVTYALGIYHLNLFIAFLTPKIDPAMDFDAEDNSPGLPTKANEEFKPFIRRLPEFKFWYSITKSTLIGLVCTFFDCFNIPVFWPILVMYFITLFCITMKRQIRHMIKYRYLPFTHGKPKYQTNETGEVQNL, translated from the exons ATGGAGGAAGAGCTTCTAGGATCAGGAGGTAGCAAAAGTAAACTTTCCCAGATATGTACGCGCCTATCCCAG TCGTACCAAGGCATGTTGGACCGGACGGTACCCTGGAAGAAAGTACGGTGGCTTTACGCCATCGTACTCCTACTAGGGTTCGTAGCAAGAATTCTGATCGCTCAg GGATGGTACATAGTCACATACGCCCTAGGCATTTACCATCTGAACCTATTCATAGCGTTTCTTACCCCAAAAATTGATCCTGCCATGGATTTCGATG CCGAAGATAACTCACCGGGGCTACCAACGAAAGCGAACGAGGAGTTCAAACCGTTCATCCGACGGTTACCAGAGTTCAAATTCTGGTACTCGATCACTAAAAGTACCTTGATCGGACTGGTGTGCACCTTCTTCGATTGCTTTAATATACCAGTGTTTTGGCCCATACTGGTCATGTATTTCATCACACTTTTCTGTATTACCATGAAAAGGCAAATTAGG cataTGATCAAGTACAGATACCTGCCGTTCACCCATGGGAAACCAAAGTACCAAACCAATGAAACAG GCGAAGTCCAGAATTTGTGA
- the LOC126746090 gene encoding protein RER1 isoform X4 — protein MEEELLGSGGSKSKLSQICTRLSQLHQATLDKWTPHSHIRWCSTVALLLLFGLRVVLSQGWYIVTYALGIYHLNLFIAFLTPKIDPAMDFDAEDNSPGLPTKANEEFKPFIRRLPEFKFWYSITKSTLIGLVCTFFDCFNIPVFWPILVMYFITLFCITMKRQIRHMIKYRYLPFTHGKPKYQTNETGKSSK, from the exons ATGGAGGAAGAGCTTCTAGGATCAGGAGGTAGCAAAAGTAAACTTTCCCAGATATGTACGCGCCTATCCCAG CTACATCAGGCAACTCTGGACAAATGGACGCCGCACAGCCACATACGTTGGTGCTCCACAGTGGCACTACTTCTATTATTCGGCTTGCGAGTCGTCCTGTCCCAG GGATGGTACATAGTCACATACGCCCTAGGCATTTACCATCTGAACCTATTCATAGCGTTTCTTACCCCAAAAATTGATCCTGCCATGGATTTCGATG CCGAAGATAACTCACCGGGGCTACCAACGAAAGCGAACGAGGAGTTCAAACCGTTCATCCGACGGTTACCAGAGTTCAAATTCTGGTACTCGATCACTAAAAGTACCTTGATCGGACTGGTGTGCACCTTCTTCGATTGCTTTAATATACCAGTGTTTTGGCCCATACTGGTCATGTATTTCATCACACTTTTCTGTATTACCATGAAAAGGCAAATTAGG cataTGATCAAGTACAGATACCTGCCGTTCACCCATGGGAAACCAAAGTACCAAACCAATGAAACAGGTAAATCCTCAAAGTGA
- the LOC126746090 gene encoding protein RER1 isoform X2, with protein sequence MEEELLGSGGSKSKLSQICTRLSQLHQATLDKWTPHSHIRWCSTVALLLLFGLRVVLSQGWYIVTYALGIYHLNLFIAFLTPKIDPAMDFDAEDNSPGLPTKANEEFKPFIRRLPEFKFWYSITKSTLIGLVCTFFDCFNIPVFWPILVMYFITLFCITMKRQIRHMIKYRYLPFTHGKPKYQTNETGEVQNL encoded by the exons ATGGAGGAAGAGCTTCTAGGATCAGGAGGTAGCAAAAGTAAACTTTCCCAGATATGTACGCGCCTATCCCAG CTACATCAGGCAACTCTGGACAAATGGACGCCGCACAGCCACATACGTTGGTGCTCCACAGTGGCACTACTTCTATTATTCGGCTTGCGAGTCGTCCTGTCCCAG GGATGGTACATAGTCACATACGCCCTAGGCATTTACCATCTGAACCTATTCATAGCGTTTCTTACCCCAAAAATTGATCCTGCCATGGATTTCGATG CCGAAGATAACTCACCGGGGCTACCAACGAAAGCGAACGAGGAGTTCAAACCGTTCATCCGACGGTTACCAGAGTTCAAATTCTGGTACTCGATCACTAAAAGTACCTTGATCGGACTGGTGTGCACCTTCTTCGATTGCTTTAATATACCAGTGTTTTGGCCCATACTGGTCATGTATTTCATCACACTTTTCTGTATTACCATGAAAAGGCAAATTAGG cataTGATCAAGTACAGATACCTGCCGTTCACCCATGGGAAACCAAAGTACCAAACCAATGAAACAG GCGAAGTCCAGAATTTGTGA
- the LOC126746090 gene encoding protein RER1 isoform X3 yields the protein MEEELLGSGGSKSKLSQICTRLSQSYQGMLDRTVPWKKVRWLYAIVLLLGFVARILIAQGWYIVTYALGIYHLNLFIAFLTPKIDPAMDFDAEDNSPGLPTKANEEFKPFIRRLPEFKFWYSITKSTLIGLVCTFFDCFNIPVFWPILVMYFITLFCITMKRQIRHMIKYRYLPFTHGKPKYQTNETGKSSK from the exons ATGGAGGAAGAGCTTCTAGGATCAGGAGGTAGCAAAAGTAAACTTTCCCAGATATGTACGCGCCTATCCCAG TCGTACCAAGGCATGTTGGACCGGACGGTACCCTGGAAGAAAGTACGGTGGCTTTACGCCATCGTACTCCTACTAGGGTTCGTAGCAAGAATTCTGATCGCTCAg GGATGGTACATAGTCACATACGCCCTAGGCATTTACCATCTGAACCTATTCATAGCGTTTCTTACCCCAAAAATTGATCCTGCCATGGATTTCGATG CCGAAGATAACTCACCGGGGCTACCAACGAAAGCGAACGAGGAGTTCAAACCGTTCATCCGACGGTTACCAGAGTTCAAATTCTGGTACTCGATCACTAAAAGTACCTTGATCGGACTGGTGTGCACCTTCTTCGATTGCTTTAATATACCAGTGTTTTGGCCCATACTGGTCATGTATTTCATCACACTTTTCTGTATTACCATGAAAAGGCAAATTAGG cataTGATCAAGTACAGATACCTGCCGTTCACCCATGGGAAACCAAAGTACCAAACCAATGAAACAGGTAAATCCTCAAAGTGA